In Flammeovirga kamogawensis, the sequence AAGTATTGACACTTTATTTGTAAAAACTTTTTCAAATTCTTCTAAAGAAATTTTACCTTTTCCAACGTACAATAAGTTCGTAACAATTAAACGAATCATTCCTCTTAAAAAGCGATTTGCTGTAATTGTAAACCTCAACCTTTTGGCTTTCTCATCTACAAAAACCTCTGAATGTGTAACGTTACAACGGGTATGTTTATAAAGGTGAGGCTTTTTGCAAACACCAATAAAATCATCAAAAGAAGTTAGCATTTTTGCAGCCTTCTTAACAACATCTATGTCTAAAGCTGTAACATCGTAATTGGAACTAAATTTAGAATTTATGATGTCTTTTTCTGTGTGAATAAAGTAATCGTAAGTACGCATTGTTGCATCAAAACGAACATGCTGATTATCGTTCATAGGAATGACATCATACACTACAATAGCTTCTGGAAGGTTTTTATTGAGTCTAAATTTCAAATCAAAATTTAGAGGCTCTTCTAAGTTGATATGAATAAAATACTGACTAGAATGTACACCAGCATCTGTTCTTCCACATCCGAATACAGTAATATCAGTTTTAAAAATTGATTTCAATCTATCTTCTATAGTTCCTTGTACAGAAACTACATTTGGTTGGAATTGCCATCCTCGATAGTTTGTACCATCGTAGGCTAAATGTATAAAATAGCGCATGTTAAGAGTTTATATCAATTACTTAGAGTCAGCGAAAGTAAAGTTTTTAAATGATTAAACACTGATAAAATCGTTAAGAAACGTATATTATTTAGTATCAAGAGAGAATTAGCTTATATATTGCATTGTTAATTCAAATAATATGAGAAATTTTTTAATCAAACTTATAGACTTCTTTTATCCACCTTTTAAAAAAGTAATGCCCTTACAAACATTTAGATATGCTGTATGTGGGGGAGGGAACCTTGCTTTGGATATTATTCTCTATTTTTTGGTATTTCACTTTGTAGTTG encodes:
- the truA gene encoding tRNA pseudouridine(38-40) synthase TruA, with amino-acid sequence MRYFIHLAYDGTNYRGWQFQPNVVSVQGTIEDRLKSIFKTDITVFGCGRTDAGVHSSQYFIHINLEEPLNFDLKFRLNKNLPEAIVVYDVIPMNDNQHVRFDATMRTYDYFIHTEKDIINSKFSSNYDVTALDIDVVKKAAKMLTSFDDFIGVCKKPHLYKHTRCNVTHSEVFVDEKAKRLRFTITANRFLRGMIRLIVTNLLYVGKGKISLEEFEKVFTNKVSILDTPPAYPSGLFLSKVEYPYLKIESKSGLLAGLKLGLQ